From a region of the Alnus glutinosa chromosome 1, dhAlnGlut1.1, whole genome shotgun sequence genome:
- the LOC133882857 gene encoding probable phosphoinositide phosphatase SAC9 isoform X1, with translation MESPVRGLRDTSVIVLTLDTGEVYIIASLSSRTDTQVIYIDPTTGALCYNGKLGVDVFKYETEALNYITNGSQWLCKSITYARAILGYAALGNFGLLLVATKLTSSIPNLPGGGSVYTVTESQWIKISLQNPLPQGKGELKNVQELTELDVDGKHYFCETRDITRPFPSRMPLQKPDDEFVWNGWFSMPFKDIGLPQHCVTLLQGFAECRSFGSLGQLEGYVALTARRSRLHPGTRYLARGLNSCFSTGNEVECEQLVWVPKRAGQSVPFNTYVWRRGTIPIWWGAELKITAAEAEIYVSDRDPYKGSSQYYQRLSKRYDARNLDVGVGGSQNRKALVPIVCINLLRNGEGKSESILVQHFEESLDYIKSTRKLPYTRMHLINYDWHANIKLKGEQQTIEGLWKLLKGPTVTIGICEGDYLPSRQRVKDCRGEIIYNDDYEGAFCLRSHQNGVIRFNCADSLDRTNAASYFGSLQVFVEQCRRLGISLDSDLALGYQSMNNYGGYTAPLPPGWEKRSDAVTGKTYFIDHNTKTTTWMHPCPDKPWKRFDMTFEEFKRSTILSPVSQLADLFLLAGDIHATLYTGSKAMHSQILSIFNEDAGKFKQFSAAQNVKITLQRRYKNAIVDSSRQKQLEMFLGMRLFKHLPSIPIQPLNVLSRPSGFFLKPVANMFSNSDSGASLLSFKRKDLVWVCPQAADVVELFIYLGEPCHACQLLLTISHGADDTTYPATVDVRTGRCLDGLKLVVEGASIPQCESGTNLIIPLTGPISAEDMAVTGTGARLHGQDTPTISLLYDFEELEGELDFLTRVVALTFYPAVSGRSPMTLGEMEILGVSLPWKGVFTNEGHGKRLIELAKNSQKEINPILSSSDSNPFLGTSTNENVPPLVQQSASANLWVDLLTGEDTFSEPILQPERGNAVNEGSAVLDFLDQAVVEFRGAQDDHIHSSSQDLRPSDSSSQQYLTCLTSIAGPSVERKLDFTEAMKLEIERLRLNLSAAERDRALLSVGIDTATLNPNLLLDDSQMGRLCRVANNLALLGQASLEDKITAAIGLDNNDDDVIDFWNIAGIGESCSGGMCEVRAETKTPGTSSMVSVAGGSQSVLLCSQCEKKVCKVCCAGRGALLLPGYNSREFSNYNGVSSQSGSNRGCQDDVSSNRSVALDGVICKQCCHDIVLDALILDYVRVLISLRRSARVDGAALKALNQVVGSSLRDYLSERNQPSDCQRAVKVLRHFLNGEESLAEFPYACFLHSVETAADSAPFLSLLSPLNSGSQHSYWKAPSNTTSVEFVVVLGTLSDVSGVILLVSPCGYSAADVPTVQIYASNKIHKEERSCMGKWDVQSLIMSSSEFYGPEKLGTEDKVPRHVKFAFRNPIRCRIIWITLRLQRPGSSSVNFEKDFNLLSLDENPFAQVNRRASFGGSVGSDPCLHAKRILVVGSPVKKETGLTSAQGPDQMNFKSWLERAPQSNRFKVPIETERLMDNDLVLEQYLSPASPLLAGFRLDAFTAIKPRVTHSPSSDIHSKETSVKFLEDRHVSPAVLYIQVSYLQEPHGMVTIGEFRLPEAKAGTAMYFDFPRPISTRRISFKLLGDVAAFADDPTEQDDSSFWPLASGLSLSNRIKLYYCADPYELGKWATSLSAI, from the exons ATGGAATCACCTG TCAGGGGTTTAAGGGATACATCTGTCATTGTTCTTACACTGGATACTGGTGAAGTATATATCATTGCTAGCTTGTCTTCCAGGACTGATACTCAAGTGATATATATTGATCCAACAACTGGTGCGCTGTGCTACAATGGAAAGTTGGGTGTTGATGTTTTTAAATATGAAACTGAGGCTTTAAATTATATTACAAATGGATCACAATGGCTATGTAAGAGTATAACATATGCCAGGGCGATATTGGGTTATGCTGCCCTGGGAAACTTTGGTTTGCTTCTTGTTGCAACAAAGTTAACCTCTAGCATTCCGAATCTGCCTGGTGGAGGGTCTGTATATACTGTGACTGAGAGCCAGTGGATCAAAATATCACTTCAAAATCCCCTACCCCAAGGTAAAGGAGAACTGAAGAATGTTCAAGAATTGACTGAGCTTGATGTTGATGGAAAGCACTACTTTTGTGAGACAAGAGACATCACTCGGCCTTTCCCAAGCCGTATGCCTTTGCAAAAGCCTGACGATGAATTTGTTTGGAATGGATGGTTTTCAATGCCTTTCAAAGACATTGGGCTGCCACAGCATTGTGTCACTCTGCTGCAG GGGTTTGCAGAATGTCGTAGTTTTGGAAGCTTAGGTCAGCTAGAAGGTTATGTTGCTCTCACAGCTCGCCGTAGCAGACTGCATCCTGGTACTCGATACCTGGCTAGGGGGTTAAATTCATGTTTTAGCACAG GAAATGAAGTTGAGTGCGAGCAACTTGTATGGGTCCCCAAAAGAGCTGGTCAGAGTGTTCCTTTTAACACATATGTTTGGCGACGTGGCACAATTCCAATCTGGTGGGGAGCAGAATTAAAGATCACTGCTGCAGAAGCAGAAATATATGTTTCAGATCGTGATCCTTATAAAGGAAGCTCACAGTATTATCAGAGGTTGAGTAAAAGGTATGATGCTCGAAATTTAGATGTAGGTGTTGGGGGCAGTCAGAATAGAAAAGCTCTGGTTCCAATTGTATGCATCAACTTACTTAGGAATGGAGAAGGAAAGTCAGAGTCCATTTTAGTTCAGCATTTTGAGGAATCTTTAGATTATATCAAATCAACTAGAAAACTTCCTTATACTCGAAtgcatttaataaattatgaTTGGCATGCCAATATAAAGTTAAAAGGTGAACAGCAAACAATTGAAGGATTGTGGAAACTTCTCAAAGGACCCACTGTTACTATAGGCATTTGTGAAGGTGATTATTTGCCTTCACGACAACGGGTGAAGGATTGCAGAGGTGAAATCATATATAACGATGACTATGAGGGTGCCTTCTGCTTAAGATCACATCAAAATGGAGTGATACGTTTCAACTGTGCAGATTCTTTGGATAGAACCAATGCAGCTAGTTATTTTGGCTCCCTCCAAGTGTTTGTGGAGCAATGTAGGCGGCTGGGAATATCACTTGATAGCGATCTGGCTTTAGGTTATCAGTCAATGAATAATTATGGTGGATATACTGCTCCATTGCCTCCAGGTTGGGAGAAACGATCTGATGCAGTGACGGGGAAAACATATTTTATTGATCACAATACTAAGACCACAACATGGATGCACCCCTGCCCAGATAAACCTTGGAAGAGATTTGATATGACATTCGAGGAGTTCAAGCGATCGACAATACTTTCACCAGTATCTCAGCTAGCTGATCTTTTTCTGCTTGCTGGTGATATTCATGCAACACTTTATACTGGTTCTAAAGCTATGCATAGTCAAATCCTTAGCATATTTAATGAAGATGCTGGAAAGTTTAAACAGTTTTCTGCAGCACAGAATGTGAAAATTACTTTGCAGAGAAGATATAAAAATGCAATTGTAGATAGCTCTCGTCAAAAGCAGTTGGAGATGTTTCTTGGAATGAGGCTTTTCAAGCATCTTCCATCAATTCCTATTCAACCTCTAAAC GTACTCTCACGACCATCTGGTTTCTTTCTTAAGCCAGTTGCcaacatgttttcaaattctgATAGTGGAGCTAGCCTTCTGAGTTTCAAAAGAAAAGACCTAGTATGG GTTTGCCCACAAGCTGCAGATGTGGTTGAGCTTTTTATCTATCTTGGGGAGCCTTGTCATGCTTGTCAGCTTCTTCTCACAATATCTCATGGTGCAGATGATACGACTTATCCCGCAACAGTTGACGTAAGGACGGGACGGTGTCTAGATGGGCTTAAACTGGTTGTGGAG GGTGCTTCCATACCTCAGTGTGAAAGTGGGACAAACCTCATCATACCCTTAACTGGGCCAATTAGTGCAGAAGACATGGCTGTTACTGGAACAGGTGCACGCCTTCATGGTCAAGATACACCAACCATTTCATTACTGTATGATTTTGAAGAACTAGAGGGAGAATTGGACTTTCTTACTCGTGTAGTTGCGCTCACGTTTTATCCTGCTGTTTCTGGAAGAAGCCCTATGACTCTTGGTGAG ATGGAGATCCTTGGAGTTTCTCTTCCTTGGAAAGGTGTGTTTACTAATGAAGGCCATGGTAAAAGATTAATTGAACTTGCCAAAAACAGTCAGAAGGAAATCAACCCCATTTTGTCCAGTTCAGATTCCAATCCCTTTTTGGGCACTTCAACTAATGAAAACGTGCCACCATTGGTGCAACAAAGTGCTTCTGCCAACCTCTGGGTTGACCTTTTGACTGGAGAGGACACATTTTCGGAACCCATCTTGCAACCAGAAAGGGGAAATGCTGTGAATGAGGGAAGTGCCGTGCTTGATTTCTTGGACCAAGCTGTTGTTGAATTTCGTGGTGCTCAAGATGATCATATACATTCTTCATCACAAGATTTACGACCTTCAGATAGTAGCTCCCAGCAGTACTTAACTTGTCTGACGTCCATTGCAGGGCCAAGTGTG GAAAGGAAACTAGACTTCACAGAAGCTATGAAACTTGAAATTGAACGCCTCAGGCTGAATCTTTCTGCTGCCGAAAGGGATAGGGCTTTATTATCAGTTGGAATTGACACCGCTACTCTAAATCCAAATCTTTTGCTTGATGACTCCCAAATGGGAAGATTATGCAGAGTTGCAAACAACCTTGCACTGCTTGGGCAAGCTTCCCTTGAAGATAAAATTACTGCTGCTATTGGTCTTGacaataatgatgatgatgtgaTAGATTTCTGGAATATTGCTGGAATAGGAGAGAGTTGTTCTGGTGGCATGTGTGAAGTGCGTGCTGAAACCAAAACACCAGGTACATCCTCTATGGTGTCAGTTGCTGGAGGTTCACAATCTGTCTTGTTGTGCTCTCAATGTGAAAAAAAGGTCTGTAAAGTTTGTTGTGCTGGGAGAGGGGCTCTTCTGCTTCCTGGCTATAACTCAAGGGAGTTTTCAAACTACAATGGTGTATCAAGCCAGAGTGGGTCAAACCGTGGCTGCCAGGATGATGTCTCTTCAAATCGTTCAGTAGCACTAGATGGTGTTATTTGCAAACAATGCTGCCATGACATTGTGCTTGATGCTTTGATCTTGGACTATGTCAGGGTCTTGATTAGTTTGCGAAGAAGTGCCCGTGTAGATGGTGCTGCTCTTAAAGCTTTGAACCAGGTGGTTGGATCATCTTTAAGGGATTATCTTTCTGAAAGGAATCAGCCTTCTGATTGCCAGCGAGCTGTCAAAGTCCTAAGACATTTTCTTAACGGAGAGGAATCCCTGGCTGAATTTCCATATGCTTGCTTTTTACACTCG GTTGAAACAGCGGCAGATTCAGCACCGTTTTTGTCATTGCTTTCTCCATTAAATTCTGGATCACAGCATTCATACTGGAAAGCTCCTTCTAATACAACCTCTGTTgaatttgttgttgttcttgGTACCCTTTCTGATGTCAGTGGGGTTATCTTGCTTGTTAGTCCATGTGGTTATTCAGCGGCTGACGTTCCCACG GTACAGATTTATGCTAGCAATAAAATACACAAGGAAGAAAGGTCATGCATGGGAAAATGGGATGTCCAATCCCTGATCATGTCTTCTTCAGAGTTTTATGGACCAGAAAAGTTGGGTACAGAGGATAAAGTACCTAGACACGTGAAATTTGCCTTTAGGAATCCCATTCGGTGCCGCATCATTTGGATAACACTACGTCTTCAGCGACCCGGTTCAAGTTCTGTTAATTTTGAGAAAGACTTCAATCTTTTGTCTTTAGATGAAAACCCCTTCGCACAAGTAAATCGACGTGCCTCTTTTGGAGGATCAGTTGGGAGTGACCCTTGTCTGCATGCCAAAAGGATTCTTGTAGTTGGAAGCCCGGTAAAAAAAGAGACGGGGCTTACATCAGCACAAGGCCCTGACCAGATGAATTTTAAAAGCTGGTTAGAGAGAGCTCCACAATCAAATAGATTCAAG GTTCCAATTGAGACTGAGAGGTTAATGGACAATGACCTTGTCTTAGAACAGTATCTATCTCCTGCTTCACCGTTGCTTGCTGGATTTCGTCTAGATGCTTTTACCGCGATAAAGCCTCGGGTTACCCATTCACCCTCTTCAGATATACATAGCAAGGAAACATCAGTGAAATTCTTGGAAGACAGACACGTCTCTCCAGCTGTGTTGTATATACAAGTGTCTTATCTCCAG
- the LOC133882857 gene encoding probable phosphoinositide phosphatase SAC9 isoform X2: protein MVFNAFQRHWAATALCHSAAECRSFGSLGQLEGYVALTARRSRLHPGTRYLARGLNSCFSTGNEVECEQLVWVPKRAGQSVPFNTYVWRRGTIPIWWGAELKITAAEAEIYVSDRDPYKGSSQYYQRLSKRYDARNLDVGVGGSQNRKALVPIVCINLLRNGEGKSESILVQHFEESLDYIKSTRKLPYTRMHLINYDWHANIKLKGEQQTIEGLWKLLKGPTVTIGICEGDYLPSRQRVKDCRGEIIYNDDYEGAFCLRSHQNGVIRFNCADSLDRTNAASYFGSLQVFVEQCRRLGISLDSDLALGYQSMNNYGGYTAPLPPGWEKRSDAVTGKTYFIDHNTKTTTWMHPCPDKPWKRFDMTFEEFKRSTILSPVSQLADLFLLAGDIHATLYTGSKAMHSQILSIFNEDAGKFKQFSAAQNVKITLQRRYKNAIVDSSRQKQLEMFLGMRLFKHLPSIPIQPLNVLSRPSGFFLKPVANMFSNSDSGASLLSFKRKDLVWVCPQAADVVELFIYLGEPCHACQLLLTISHGADDTTYPATVDVRTGRCLDGLKLVVEGASIPQCESGTNLIIPLTGPISAEDMAVTGTGARLHGQDTPTISLLYDFEELEGELDFLTRVVALTFYPAVSGRSPMTLGEMEILGVSLPWKGVFTNEGHGKRLIELAKNSQKEINPILSSSDSNPFLGTSTNENVPPLVQQSASANLWVDLLTGEDTFSEPILQPERGNAVNEGSAVLDFLDQAVVEFRGAQDDHIHSSSQDLRPSDSSSQQYLTCLTSIAGPSVERKLDFTEAMKLEIERLRLNLSAAERDRALLSVGIDTATLNPNLLLDDSQMGRLCRVANNLALLGQASLEDKITAAIGLDNNDDDVIDFWNIAGIGESCSGGMCEVRAETKTPGTSSMVSVAGGSQSVLLCSQCEKKVCKVCCAGRGALLLPGYNSREFSNYNGVSSQSGSNRGCQDDVSSNRSVALDGVICKQCCHDIVLDALILDYVRVLISLRRSARVDGAALKALNQVVGSSLRDYLSERNQPSDCQRAVKVLRHFLNGEESLAEFPYACFLHSVETAADSAPFLSLLSPLNSGSQHSYWKAPSNTTSVEFVVVLGTLSDVSGVILLVSPCGYSAADVPTVQIYASNKIHKEERSCMGKWDVQSLIMSSSEFYGPEKLGTEDKVPRHVKFAFRNPIRCRIIWITLRLQRPGSSSVNFEKDFNLLSLDENPFAQVNRRASFGGSVGSDPCLHAKRILVVGSPVKKETGLTSAQGPDQMNFKSWLERAPQSNRFKVPIETERLMDNDLVLEQYLSPASPLLAGFRLDAFTAIKPRVTHSPSSDIHSKETSVKFLEDRHVSPAVLYIQVSYLQEPHGMVTIGEFRLPEAKAGTAMYFDFPRPISTRRISFKLLGDVAAFADDPTEQDDSSFWPLASGLSLSNRIKLYYCADPYELGKWATSLSAI, encoded by the exons ATGGTTTTCAATGCCTTTCAAAGACATTGGGCTGCCACAGCATTGTGTCACTCTGCTGCAG AATGTCGTAGTTTTGGAAGCTTAGGTCAGCTAGAAGGTTATGTTGCTCTCACAGCTCGCCGTAGCAGACTGCATCCTGGTACTCGATACCTGGCTAGGGGGTTAAATTCATGTTTTAGCACAG GAAATGAAGTTGAGTGCGAGCAACTTGTATGGGTCCCCAAAAGAGCTGGTCAGAGTGTTCCTTTTAACACATATGTTTGGCGACGTGGCACAATTCCAATCTGGTGGGGAGCAGAATTAAAGATCACTGCTGCAGAAGCAGAAATATATGTTTCAGATCGTGATCCTTATAAAGGAAGCTCACAGTATTATCAGAGGTTGAGTAAAAGGTATGATGCTCGAAATTTAGATGTAGGTGTTGGGGGCAGTCAGAATAGAAAAGCTCTGGTTCCAATTGTATGCATCAACTTACTTAGGAATGGAGAAGGAAAGTCAGAGTCCATTTTAGTTCAGCATTTTGAGGAATCTTTAGATTATATCAAATCAACTAGAAAACTTCCTTATACTCGAAtgcatttaataaattatgaTTGGCATGCCAATATAAAGTTAAAAGGTGAACAGCAAACAATTGAAGGATTGTGGAAACTTCTCAAAGGACCCACTGTTACTATAGGCATTTGTGAAGGTGATTATTTGCCTTCACGACAACGGGTGAAGGATTGCAGAGGTGAAATCATATATAACGATGACTATGAGGGTGCCTTCTGCTTAAGATCACATCAAAATGGAGTGATACGTTTCAACTGTGCAGATTCTTTGGATAGAACCAATGCAGCTAGTTATTTTGGCTCCCTCCAAGTGTTTGTGGAGCAATGTAGGCGGCTGGGAATATCACTTGATAGCGATCTGGCTTTAGGTTATCAGTCAATGAATAATTATGGTGGATATACTGCTCCATTGCCTCCAGGTTGGGAGAAACGATCTGATGCAGTGACGGGGAAAACATATTTTATTGATCACAATACTAAGACCACAACATGGATGCACCCCTGCCCAGATAAACCTTGGAAGAGATTTGATATGACATTCGAGGAGTTCAAGCGATCGACAATACTTTCACCAGTATCTCAGCTAGCTGATCTTTTTCTGCTTGCTGGTGATATTCATGCAACACTTTATACTGGTTCTAAAGCTATGCATAGTCAAATCCTTAGCATATTTAATGAAGATGCTGGAAAGTTTAAACAGTTTTCTGCAGCACAGAATGTGAAAATTACTTTGCAGAGAAGATATAAAAATGCAATTGTAGATAGCTCTCGTCAAAAGCAGTTGGAGATGTTTCTTGGAATGAGGCTTTTCAAGCATCTTCCATCAATTCCTATTCAACCTCTAAAC GTACTCTCACGACCATCTGGTTTCTTTCTTAAGCCAGTTGCcaacatgttttcaaattctgATAGTGGAGCTAGCCTTCTGAGTTTCAAAAGAAAAGACCTAGTATGG GTTTGCCCACAAGCTGCAGATGTGGTTGAGCTTTTTATCTATCTTGGGGAGCCTTGTCATGCTTGTCAGCTTCTTCTCACAATATCTCATGGTGCAGATGATACGACTTATCCCGCAACAGTTGACGTAAGGACGGGACGGTGTCTAGATGGGCTTAAACTGGTTGTGGAG GGTGCTTCCATACCTCAGTGTGAAAGTGGGACAAACCTCATCATACCCTTAACTGGGCCAATTAGTGCAGAAGACATGGCTGTTACTGGAACAGGTGCACGCCTTCATGGTCAAGATACACCAACCATTTCATTACTGTATGATTTTGAAGAACTAGAGGGAGAATTGGACTTTCTTACTCGTGTAGTTGCGCTCACGTTTTATCCTGCTGTTTCTGGAAGAAGCCCTATGACTCTTGGTGAG ATGGAGATCCTTGGAGTTTCTCTTCCTTGGAAAGGTGTGTTTACTAATGAAGGCCATGGTAAAAGATTAATTGAACTTGCCAAAAACAGTCAGAAGGAAATCAACCCCATTTTGTCCAGTTCAGATTCCAATCCCTTTTTGGGCACTTCAACTAATGAAAACGTGCCACCATTGGTGCAACAAAGTGCTTCTGCCAACCTCTGGGTTGACCTTTTGACTGGAGAGGACACATTTTCGGAACCCATCTTGCAACCAGAAAGGGGAAATGCTGTGAATGAGGGAAGTGCCGTGCTTGATTTCTTGGACCAAGCTGTTGTTGAATTTCGTGGTGCTCAAGATGATCATATACATTCTTCATCACAAGATTTACGACCTTCAGATAGTAGCTCCCAGCAGTACTTAACTTGTCTGACGTCCATTGCAGGGCCAAGTGTG GAAAGGAAACTAGACTTCACAGAAGCTATGAAACTTGAAATTGAACGCCTCAGGCTGAATCTTTCTGCTGCCGAAAGGGATAGGGCTTTATTATCAGTTGGAATTGACACCGCTACTCTAAATCCAAATCTTTTGCTTGATGACTCCCAAATGGGAAGATTATGCAGAGTTGCAAACAACCTTGCACTGCTTGGGCAAGCTTCCCTTGAAGATAAAATTACTGCTGCTATTGGTCTTGacaataatgatgatgatgtgaTAGATTTCTGGAATATTGCTGGAATAGGAGAGAGTTGTTCTGGTGGCATGTGTGAAGTGCGTGCTGAAACCAAAACACCAGGTACATCCTCTATGGTGTCAGTTGCTGGAGGTTCACAATCTGTCTTGTTGTGCTCTCAATGTGAAAAAAAGGTCTGTAAAGTTTGTTGTGCTGGGAGAGGGGCTCTTCTGCTTCCTGGCTATAACTCAAGGGAGTTTTCAAACTACAATGGTGTATCAAGCCAGAGTGGGTCAAACCGTGGCTGCCAGGATGATGTCTCTTCAAATCGTTCAGTAGCACTAGATGGTGTTATTTGCAAACAATGCTGCCATGACATTGTGCTTGATGCTTTGATCTTGGACTATGTCAGGGTCTTGATTAGTTTGCGAAGAAGTGCCCGTGTAGATGGTGCTGCTCTTAAAGCTTTGAACCAGGTGGTTGGATCATCTTTAAGGGATTATCTTTCTGAAAGGAATCAGCCTTCTGATTGCCAGCGAGCTGTCAAAGTCCTAAGACATTTTCTTAACGGAGAGGAATCCCTGGCTGAATTTCCATATGCTTGCTTTTTACACTCG GTTGAAACAGCGGCAGATTCAGCACCGTTTTTGTCATTGCTTTCTCCATTAAATTCTGGATCACAGCATTCATACTGGAAAGCTCCTTCTAATACAACCTCTGTTgaatttgttgttgttcttgGTACCCTTTCTGATGTCAGTGGGGTTATCTTGCTTGTTAGTCCATGTGGTTATTCAGCGGCTGACGTTCCCACG GTACAGATTTATGCTAGCAATAAAATACACAAGGAAGAAAGGTCATGCATGGGAAAATGGGATGTCCAATCCCTGATCATGTCTTCTTCAGAGTTTTATGGACCAGAAAAGTTGGGTACAGAGGATAAAGTACCTAGACACGTGAAATTTGCCTTTAGGAATCCCATTCGGTGCCGCATCATTTGGATAACACTACGTCTTCAGCGACCCGGTTCAAGTTCTGTTAATTTTGAGAAAGACTTCAATCTTTTGTCTTTAGATGAAAACCCCTTCGCACAAGTAAATCGACGTGCCTCTTTTGGAGGATCAGTTGGGAGTGACCCTTGTCTGCATGCCAAAAGGATTCTTGTAGTTGGAAGCCCGGTAAAAAAAGAGACGGGGCTTACATCAGCACAAGGCCCTGACCAGATGAATTTTAAAAGCTGGTTAGAGAGAGCTCCACAATCAAATAGATTCAAG GTTCCAATTGAGACTGAGAGGTTAATGGACAATGACCTTGTCTTAGAACAGTATCTATCTCCTGCTTCACCGTTGCTTGCTGGATTTCGTCTAGATGCTTTTACCGCGATAAAGCCTCGGGTTACCCATTCACCCTCTTCAGATATACATAGCAAGGAAACATCAGTGAAATTCTTGGAAGACAGACACGTCTCTCCAGCTGTGTTGTATATACAAGTGTCTTATCTCCAG